From Bacillus basilensis, a single genomic window includes:
- a CDS encoding helix-turn-helix domain-containing protein, with translation MNKSSFGEELKTLRKRVGMPSKVLSQKVGKAVTYVSQLERELIKNPSYTTCLQILLELGLIKEDAEKMLSYYGIQSKEEKQAELELAVKLDEELSWKINSGYYSKKLEQIERKRHLFLQLIDKQLETLGLFDNSKADIILNNLIELLKSEEKAELLFEFFGNDFSKLDYEEVQLIILKANKEYKKTMAEKFINSLKEE, from the coding sequence TTGAATAAATCAAGTTTTGGAGAAGAATTAAAGACCTTAAGAAAACGTGTGGGCATGCCATCTAAGGTATTATCACAAAAGGTAGGAAAAGCTGTTACATACGTCTCACAATTAGAAAGAGAATTAATAAAAAATCCATCTTATACAACTTGTCTACAAATATTATTAGAGCTTGGTCTTATCAAGGAAGATGCTGAAAAAATGCTCAGTTATTATGGGATACAGTCAAAAGAGGAAAAACAGGCTGAATTGGAATTGGCAGTAAAACTGGATGAAGAACTGTCATGGAAAATTAACTCTGGATATTACAGTAAGAAATTAGAACAAATTGAAAGAAAAAGGCACTTATTTTTACAATTGATTGATAAGCAATTAGAGACACTTGGACTCTTTGACAACTCAAAAGCAGACATTATTCTTAATAACCTTATTGAGCTACTGAAAAGTGAAGAAAAAGCTGAATTACTTTTTGAGTTTTTCGGAAATGATTTTTCAAAATTGGATTATGAAGAAGTACAATTAATAATTTTAAAAGCAAATAAAGAATACAAAAAAACAATGGCAGAAAAATTCATTAATTCTTTAAAGGAGGAGTAA
- a CDS encoding recombinase family protein translates to MLIGYARVSTNDQSLDLQLDALKEVGCKMIYQEKLSGMKDERPELQMLLHYARKGDILVVYKLDRLGRSTKKLIELSEKLEEREIELVSIKDSIDTTTAVGKAMFKMLAVLAEMERDLISERTRAGLESARLRGRKGGRPKKDNKQVEKALKLYNIKQYTVKEIEEMTGVSKATLYREIKKRRNE, encoded by the coding sequence ATGTTGATAGGCTATGCTCGTGTTTCGACTAATGATCAATCTCTTGACCTTCAATTAGATGCCCTTAAAGAAGTCGGTTGTAAGATGATTTACCAAGAAAAGTTGAGTGGAATGAAGGATGAAAGACCAGAGTTACAAATGTTGCTTCATTATGCTAGAAAGGGAGACATACTTGTAGTGTACAAGCTAGATCGTTTAGGAAGGTCTACAAAGAAGTTGATTGAATTATCTGAAAAATTAGAAGAGAGAGAAATCGAGTTAGTAAGTATTAAAGATAGCATAGATACGACTACAGCAGTCGGTAAGGCGATGTTTAAAATGTTGGCTGTGCTAGCTGAAATGGAACGGGATTTAATATCAGAGCGGACGAGAGCAGGGCTAGAGAGTGCAAGACTGAGAGGACGCAAAGGTGGTCGACCAAAGAAGGACAACAAGCAAGTAGAAAAAGCTTTAAAGTTATATAATATAAAGCAGTATACAGTTAAGGAAATTGAAGAAATGACGGGGGTATCAAAGGCTACATTATATCGAGAGATAAAAAAAAGGAGAAATGAATAG